In a genomic window of Vairimorpha necatrix chromosome 12, complete sequence:
- a CDS encoding C2H2-type domain-containing protein, producing the protein MTKKRDKPETPFLQTKSSKTSKSNNPSKANKKLKTENKNTGTNTRNGNDGRKKHSKLKLKQDTDSFDDLYDTYIPGSENWPKRQSSQIKNRNNAENSIYKSKSFNDYKEGDEKLPIEYLVECAKQEVVSPKKEKKTNLQYLLEAALEAENELTKNSNIKKRKLSEKSDVLNKIEKRKNLKQNKKLDHTTNESRKEKDVGILSEATLEYDNEQPLEINTESRRLEAKSECEGIKNIQKKLKHNQKISLDQNEDKLVIRIPAYTPKENLKTKKALKSKNKKVKRAMDNPIIESKNYPKDMFPVEIIGDKKMYLCPWRGWDDMSKTCNRQWHTLNQVKRHYHSHTGIKGIECPSKGCNRKFTRKDFVKRHLNESCKYKDEKKKKE; encoded by the coding sequence ATGACAAAAAAGAGAGATAAACCAGAAACCCCTTTTTTACAGACAAAATCTTCTAAGACATCTAAATCAAATAACCCGTCGAAAGCAAACAAGAAACTGAAAactgaaaataaaaacacaGGCACTAATACAAGAAATGGTAATGACGGTCGAAAAAAACATTCTaaattgaaattaaaacaagATACAGACTCATTTGATGATTTATATGATACTTATATCCCAGGTTCCGAGAACTGGCCAAAAAGACAAAGCTCacagataaaaaatagaaataacGCCGAAAAtagtatttataaatctaaaagTTTTAACGATTATAAAGAAGGTGATGAAAAGTTACCTATTGAATATTTAGTTGAATGCGCCAAACAAGAAGTTGTATCaccaaaaaaagaaaaaaagacaaaccttcaatatttattagaagCTGCACTTGAAGCAGAAAATGAACTAACCAAAAATtctaacataaaaaaaagaaagttATCGGAAAAATCtgatgttttaaataaaatagagaaaaggaaaaatctaaaacaaaacaaaaagttAGATCATACAACAAACGAATctagaaaagaaaaagatgTTGGAATTCTTTCTGAAGCAACACTTGAATATGATAATGAACAACCCCTAGAAATTAATACAGAAAGTAGAAGATTAGAGGCGAAATCAGAATGTGAAgggataaaaaacatacaGAAAAAGTTAAAACATAATCAAAAGATTAGTTTAGATCAAAATGAAGATAAATTAGTAATTCGAATACCAGCATATACTCCCAAAGAAAACttaaaaacgaaaaaagCGCTGAAAtcaaagaataaaaaagtaaaacgTGCTATGGATAACCCAATAATagaaagtaaaaattatccTAAAGACATGTTTCCTGTAGAGATTATCggggataaaaaaatgtaccTTTGTCCGTGGCGAGGTTGGGACGATATGTCCAAAACTTGCAATAGACAGTGGCATACTTTGAACCAAGTAAAAAGACATTACCATTCGCATACTGGAATAAAGGGTATTGAATGTCCAAGCAAGGGATGTAACAGGAAGTTTACTAGAAAAGATTTTGTGAAAAGACATCTCAACGAAAGTTGCAAATACAAAGAtgaaaagaagaaaaaagaataa